The Leucobacter sp. UCMA 4100 genome window below encodes:
- the ctaE gene encoding aa3-type cytochrome oxidase subunit III: protein MNTKTAAASVKRPNTVAVGTIVWLGSEVMFFAGLFAIYFTLRAMAPELWEYQTAKHNFPFSLTITAILVLSSFTCQAGVFAAERMQPRRTSWALKDWGAIEWFYLTFALGAIFVAGQTWEYAQFVEHGITLPADAYGAAFYMTTGFHGIHVALGLVAFLFVIGRMYAVKNFTHKEATSAMAVSYYWHFVDVVWVGLFFVIYILK from the coding sequence ATGAATACCAAAACAGCAGCGGCTTCCGTGAAGAGGCCTAATACCGTTGCCGTAGGCACCATCGTGTGGCTTGGCAGCGAGGTGATGTTCTTCGCGGGTCTTTTTGCCATTTACTTCACCCTCCGCGCCATGGCGCCAGAGTTGTGGGAGTACCAGACCGCGAAGCACAACTTCCCGTTCTCGCTGACCATTACGGCCATCCTCGTTCTGTCTTCATTCACCTGCCAGGCAGGTGTCTTTGCGGCAGAGCGGATGCAGCCACGACGCACGAGCTGGGCTCTGAAGGATTGGGGTGCCATCGAATGGTTCTACCTCACCTTCGCCCTCGGCGCGATCTTCGTGGCCGGGCAGACCTGGGAGTATGCACAGTTCGTTGAGCACGGCATTACCCTTCCTGCCGACGCTTACGGTGCAGCCTTCTACATGACCACAGGGTTCCACGGCATTCACGTTGCCCTCGGTCTCGTAGCATTTTTGTTCGTTATTGGCCGTATGTACGCCGTGAAGAACTTCACCCACAAAGAAGCGACCAGCGCCATGGCAGTCTCGTACTACTGGCACTTCGTCGACGTCGTGTGGGTCGGCCTGTTCTTTGTCATTTACATCTTGAAGTAG
- the qcrC gene encoding cytochrome bc1 complex diheme cytochrome c subunit: MARANKNVRKSGRRHPLATAALVITGLLITGAAYTGFTSTAATAEVSLDSQEAIDEGQKLFAANCATCHGMNAEGIQESSGKMSGPSLIGAGAASVHFQVGTGRMPLAFQGPQGIVKPKQFTEEQTLQLAAFVASLAPGPALPDQKYLQADGDAANGGVLFRINCAMCHNVSAAGGALTQGKYAPPLGGVPETHIYSAMITGPQNMPVFNDANLTPQDKADIITYLKLIENEPAVGGLSLGSIGPVSEGLFIWIIGLGSIIALTVWVTAKSN; encoded by the coding sequence ATGGCTCGCGCCAATAAAAACGTACGCAAATCAGGGCGTCGACACCCACTTGCAACCGCTGCTCTGGTGATCACCGGTCTGTTGATCACCGGTGCCGCCTACACGGGTTTCACCTCAACCGCTGCAACCGCAGAGGTTTCGCTTGACTCGCAAGAGGCAATCGATGAGGGCCAGAAGCTCTTCGCGGCAAACTGTGCAACTTGCCACGGTATGAACGCAGAGGGCATCCAGGAGTCATCTGGCAAGATGAGCGGCCCTTCACTCATCGGTGCTGGTGCTGCATCAGTTCACTTCCAGGTAGGCACCGGTCGTATGCCGCTCGCTTTCCAGGGCCCCCAGGGCATCGTGAAGCCGAAGCAGTTCACCGAGGAGCAGACGCTGCAGCTCGCGGCTTTTGTCGCTTCGCTGGCCCCCGGACCCGCATTGCCTGATCAGAAATACCTTCAGGCCGACGGTGACGCAGCAAACGGTGGCGTTCTGTTCCGCATTAACTGCGCAATGTGCCACAACGTTTCAGCCGCCGGTGGTGCGCTGACGCAGGGCAAGTACGCTCCCCCACTCGGTGGCGTGCCCGAGACGCACATTTACTCAGCAATGATCACGGGCCCGCAGAACATGCCCGTCTTCAACGATGCAAACCTCACCCCTCAGGACAAAGCTGACATCATCACTTACCTGAAGCTCATTGAGAACGAGCCTGCTGTCGGCGGTCTTTCACTCGGCTCAATCGGCCCGGTTTCAGAGGGTCTCTTCATCTGGATCATTGGTCTTGGCAGCATCATTGCGCTCACCGTTTGGGTGACTGCAAAGTCAAACTAA
- the qcrA gene encoding cytochrome bc1 complex Rieske iron-sulfur subunit, with product MAKEANSGNDNAVIAAQGQQSSELVGTAVIAPDAVQNPGLPPHGRRVTDLDEKKNKSAERVVYSLFYVSLAGSLAAVLAYMYFPIESGDAMDIRLHTMFVGAAMALALLSLGIGAVHWGKALMSDHESIDVRHPIPSSPEVRKDAAEIFEIADEESGFSRRTLVRNSLIGALVAFPLPGIVLLRGLGPQDVDPVEVFGHTMWEKGTRLARDPSGVAIKATDVQIGSVFHVIPENLHEAENHLNEKAKAIVLLMRLDPKELIEEEQRKSWSYDGIVAYSKVCTHVGCPVALYEQHTHHLLCPCHQSQFDVSEGAKVVFGPAKRPLPQLPITVDDEGYLIAQSDFQEPVGPSYWERLK from the coding sequence ATGGCGAAGGAAGCGAACAGCGGCAACGATAATGCCGTTATCGCAGCTCAGGGCCAGCAATCGTCGGAGCTCGTCGGCACAGCCGTCATTGCGCCCGACGCAGTGCAAAACCCTGGGTTACCACCTCATGGTCGTCGAGTCACAGACCTCGACGAGAAGAAAAACAAGTCTGCTGAGCGAGTTGTCTACTCACTCTTCTACGTGTCGCTCGCCGGAAGCCTCGCTGCCGTGCTTGCCTACATGTACTTCCCCATCGAATCTGGCGATGCAATGGACATCCGCTTGCACACCATGTTCGTTGGTGCAGCGATGGCCCTCGCACTGCTGTCACTCGGTATCGGCGCTGTTCACTGGGGCAAGGCCCTCATGTCAGACCACGAGTCGATCGACGTGCGCCACCCGATTCCCAGCAGCCCAGAGGTGCGTAAGGACGCAGCTGAGATCTTCGAGATCGCTGACGAAGAGTCAGGCTTCAGCCGCCGTACGCTCGTGCGCAACAGCCTCATCGGCGCGCTTGTAGCGTTCCCGCTGCCCGGCATCGTTCTGCTGCGTGGCCTCGGCCCCCAGGACGTTGATCCCGTCGAGGTCTTCGGCCACACCATGTGGGAGAAGGGCACTCGTCTTGCCCGCGACCCATCCGGCGTAGCCATCAAGGCCACCGACGTTCAGATCGGCTCGGTTTTCCACGTGATCCCCGAGAACCTGCACGAGGCCGAAAACCACCTCAACGAAAAAGCGAAGGCTATCGTTCTTCTCATGCGCCTTGACCCCAAGGAGCTCATCGAAGAAGAACAGCGCAAGTCGTGGTCGTACGACGGCATCGTCGCTTATTCGAAGGTCTGCACCCACGTTGGTTGCCCCGTTGCTCTCTACGAGCAGCACACGCACCACCTGCTCTGCCCCTGCCACCAGTCGCAGTTCGACGTTTCTGAGGGTGCGAAGGTTGTCTTCGGTCCCGCAAAGCGCCCGCTGCCGCAGCTTCCGATTACGGTCGACGATGAGGGCTACCTCATCGCGCAGAGCGACTTTCAAGAACCTGTTGGACCGAGCTACTGGGAGCGTCTCAAGTGA
- the qcrB gene encoding cytochrome bc1 complex cytochrome b subunit — translation MSTKVSQETTSAAGASTFTSRAATYLDDRTKVGVVVKEFGRKVFPDHWSFLLGEVALYSFVVILLSGTFLTLFFQASMAEVIYDGPYVPMKGIEMSAAMASTMDISFSVRGGLLMRHVHHWAALLFVASIGLHMLRIFFTGAFRKPRELNWVIGFLLFILAMAEGFTGYSLPDDVLSGNGLRIIDGLMKSFPVVGTYTSWLFFGGEFPGTDIVGRLYMLHIMVLPALVILFVALHLVFVVVHKHAQFPGAGRTQQNVVGYPILPVYAAKAGGFFFIVFGVIMLIASFVGINGVWAYGPYDPSPVSAGTQPDWYIGFADGMLRLIPPGWETEWFGYTWSWNMLVPVIIMGGFLVLVAIYPFIEAWVTGDKREHHILDRPRNAPTRTAIGAAGVTFYAVMWAGASSDLMATHFQLSMEGVIHALQFCLIVAPIVAYNVTKRIAIALQKKDKSIALHGYETGRIVRLQGGEFVEVHKPVDEYELWNLVSYHDYAPLMLRPDADGRIPFSKRLRAGFSRWFYEDRVVPPTQKEIESGEDH, via the coding sequence GTGAGTACAAAGGTAAGCCAAGAAACTACCTCAGCTGCCGGCGCAAGCACCTTTACGTCACGTGCAGCGACGTACCTCGACGACCGTACCAAGGTAGGCGTCGTCGTCAAGGAATTCGGCCGTAAGGTCTTCCCCGACCACTGGTCATTCCTCCTCGGTGAAGTTGCTCTGTACAGCTTCGTCGTGATCCTGCTCTCAGGTACCTTCCTGACCCTGTTCTTCCAGGCGTCAATGGCCGAGGTTATCTACGACGGCCCGTACGTGCCGATGAAGGGCATCGAAATGTCGGCGGCTATGGCCTCGACGATGGACATCTCATTCTCGGTTCGCGGCGGCCTGCTTATGCGCCACGTGCACCACTGGGCTGCCCTGCTCTTTGTTGCTTCAATCGGTCTGCACATGCTGCGCATCTTCTTCACTGGTGCGTTCCGCAAGCCCCGTGAGCTCAACTGGGTTATCGGCTTCCTCCTCTTCATCCTCGCGATGGCTGAGGGCTTCACCGGTTACTCACTCCCTGACGATGTTCTCTCAGGTAACGGTCTTCGCATTATTGACGGCCTCATGAAGTCGTTCCCCGTTGTGGGCACCTACACCTCATGGCTCTTCTTTGGTGGCGAATTCCCGGGCACAGACATTGTCGGTCGCCTCTACATGCTGCACATCATGGTCCTGCCGGCGCTGGTGATTCTGTTCGTCGCACTGCACCTCGTGTTCGTTGTCGTGCACAAGCACGCACAGTTCCCTGGCGCAGGCCGCACCCAGCAGAACGTTGTTGGCTACCCCATCCTTCCTGTGTACGCAGCGAAGGCCGGCGGTTTCTTCTTCATCGTCTTCGGTGTCATCATGCTTATCGCTTCGTTCGTAGGCATCAACGGCGTGTGGGCATACGGCCCATATGACCCCTCACCGGTTTCTGCTGGTACTCAGCCTGACTGGTACATCGGTTTTGCTGACGGTATGCTGCGTCTCATCCCACCGGGCTGGGAGACCGAATGGTTCGGCTACACCTGGTCATGGAACATGCTTGTTCCCGTGATCATCATGGGTGGCTTCCTCGTTCTCGTTGCGATCTACCCCTTCATCGAAGCTTGGGTGACCGGCGACAAGCGCGAGCACCACATCCTTGACCGCCCACGTAACGCTCCTACTCGTACCGCTATCGGTGCTGCAGGTGTCACGTTCTACGCGGTGATGTGGGCCGGAGCAAGCTCTGACCTCATGGCAACCCACTTCCAGCTCTCGATGGAAGGCGTGATTCACGCCCTGCAGTTCTGCCTCATCGTTGCTCCGATCGTTGCTTACAACGTGACGAAGCGCATCGCAATTGCTCTTCAGAAGAAGGACAAGTCGATCGCACTGCACGGCTACGAGACAGGACGCATTGTTCGCCTCCAGGGCGGCGAGTTCGTCGAGGTGCACAAGCCCGTCGATGAGTACGAGCTCTGGAACCTCGTGAGCTACCACGATTACGCGCCGCTCATGCTGCGCCCCGATGCTGACGGTCGCATCCCGTTCTCGAAGCGCCTGCGTGCTGGCTTCAGCCGCTGGTTCTACGAAGATCGCGTTGTTCCTCCTACGCAGAAGGAAATCGAGTCGGGCGAAGACCACTAG
- a CDS encoding GNAT family N-acetyltransferase — protein MIIHTRRAEREDAYELFALARQYTTGRTAISKDDFIVTLDNVLKYRDQETNVLFVAYSDEKVPVRSLDGLVSKGDEPEMRNKVVGYTLMTVSRLLHASGLTAHIQEIVVDQGVRGQGVGERLMQVNERYCNVRGVQQISASTARIGSFFNHIGYQPVGEHYRKVLDHG, from the coding sequence ATGATTATTCACACCAGACGTGCCGAGCGCGAAGATGCTTACGAGCTCTTCGCGCTCGCGCGTCAATACACGACCGGAAGAACGGCTATTAGCAAAGACGATTTCATCGTTACGCTTGATAACGTTCTCAAGTACCGCGACCAAGAGACGAACGTTCTTTTCGTGGCCTACTCAGATGAGAAGGTGCCGGTTCGTTCACTCGATGGGCTTGTCTCTAAGGGTGATGAGCCAGAGATGCGCAACAAAGTCGTCGGCTACACCCTCATGACGGTTTCTCGTCTCCTGCATGCTTCGGGCCTCACCGCCCACATCCAAGAGATTGTGGTCGACCAGGGCGTTCGTGGCCAGGGTGTCGGTGAGCGTCTGATGCAGGTCAACGAACGCTACTGCAATGTCCGTGGAGTTCAACAGATCTCAGCATCGACCGCACGCATTGGTTCGTTCTTTAACCACATCGGCTACCAGCCTGTTGGCGAGCACTACCGTAAGGTACTCGACCACGGCTAG
- the ctaF gene encoding aa3-type cytochrome oxidase subunit IV, with amino-acid sequence MKSNIIIFWSLATYCWVLAVVYSVWNFIDHDSLEWVGTTALILSGALSAMIAFYLGLVVKNQGGTLHEDLDDADIDDGDPEIGHFAPWSWWPIVFAFGGSAVVFGFALNGNFFVIFFAAPILVVGAIGWVYEHYRGMHAR; translated from the coding sequence ATGAAGAGTAATATCATCATCTTCTGGTCGCTCGCGACCTACTGCTGGGTGCTCGCAGTCGTGTACTCGGTTTGGAACTTCATTGACCACGACAGCCTCGAGTGGGTCGGTACCACCGCCCTCATTCTCTCGGGTGCACTCTCGGCCATGATTGCGTTCTACCTCGGCCTGGTCGTGAAAAACCAGGGCGGCACGCTGCACGAAGACCTCGATGACGCTGATATCGACGATGGCGATCCAGAGATCGGTCACTTCGCTCCTTGGAGCTGGTGGCCCATCGTGTTCGCCTTCGGTGGCTCAGCAGTCGTGTTCGGCTTCGCGCTCAACGGTAACTTCTTCGTCATCTTCTTCGCAGCGCCAATTCTCGTTGTTGGCGCCATCGGGTGGGTGTACGAGCACTACCGTGGAATGCACGCTCGCTAA
- the ctaD gene encoding aa3-type cytochrome oxidase subunit I, whose translation MSKKGNMVVSWITSTDHKVIGYMYLISSFAWFLIGGLMALIIRAQLFQPGLEIVATREQYNQLFTMHGTIMLLMFATPLFAGFANVLMPLQIGAPDVAFPRLNAFAFWLYTFGSTIAVAGFLTPQGAASFGWFAYTPLSDQTFSPGVGGNLWVLGLGIGGFGTILGGVNFITTILTMRAPGMTMWRMSIFTWNTLITSIIVILIFPILAAAFFGLAADRIFGAHVYGVETGGPILWQHLFWFFGHPEVYVIALPFFGIVSEIFPVFSRKPIFGYKTLVIATISIAALSMTVWAHHMYVTGSVLLPFFALMTMLIAVPTGVKIYNWLGTMWRGSITFETPMLWSLGFLVTFVFGGLTGVILASPALDFHISDTYFVIAHFHYVVFGTVVFAMFAGFYFWWPKWTGKMLNESLGKIHFWTLFIGFHMTFLIQHWIGVVAMPRRYHTYLPEDGITWMNQISTVGSMILGASMLPFLLNVYLTHRNAPKVTVNDPWGFSRSLEWATSCPPPRHNFTSIPRIRSESPAFDLNHPEVTGVKQVEYPVKEQHELAGDSK comes from the coding sequence ATGTCTAAAAAAGGTAATATGGTCGTCTCGTGGATCACATCCACCGACCACAAGGTGATTGGGTATATGTACCTGATCAGCTCGTTTGCGTGGTTCTTGATCGGTGGCCTCATGGCCCTGATTATCCGCGCACAGCTGTTCCAGCCTGGCCTCGAAATCGTCGCCACGCGTGAGCAGTACAACCAGCTCTTCACGATGCACGGCACGATCATGCTGCTCATGTTTGCAACGCCACTGTTCGCAGGCTTCGCAAACGTTCTCATGCCACTGCAGATCGGTGCTCCTGACGTTGCGTTCCCGCGCCTCAATGCCTTCGCATTCTGGCTCTACACCTTCGGTTCAACCATCGCGGTTGCAGGCTTCCTCACCCCACAGGGTGCGGCATCATTCGGTTGGTTCGCATACACGCCGCTTTCTGACCAGACCTTCTCGCCCGGTGTGGGCGGTAACCTCTGGGTGCTCGGTCTCGGTATCGGTGGCTTCGGCACGATTCTCGGTGGCGTGAACTTCATCACCACGATCCTCACGATGCGTGCTCCTGGCATGACCATGTGGCGCATGTCGATCTTCACCTGGAACACCTTGATCACCTCGATCATCGTGATCCTCATCTTCCCGATCCTGGCAGCGGCCTTCTTCGGCCTCGCCGCAGACCGTATCTTCGGTGCGCACGTTTACGGGGTTGAAACAGGTGGTCCGATTCTCTGGCAGCACCTCTTCTGGTTCTTCGGACACCCAGAGGTGTACGTCATCGCGCTTCCGTTCTTCGGTATCGTTTCAGAGATCTTCCCGGTGTTCAGCCGCAAGCCGATCTTCGGTTACAAGACCCTCGTTATCGCAACGATTTCGATTGCTGCACTCTCGATGACGGTGTGGGCTCACCACATGTACGTCACCGGTTCAGTACTCCTGCCGTTCTTCGCCCTCATGACGATGCTCATCGCCGTGCCAACCGGTGTGAAGATCTACAACTGGCTCGGTACGATGTGGCGCGGTTCCATCACCTTTGAAACCCCGATGCTCTGGTCACTCGGCTTCCTCGTGACCTTCGTCTTCGGTGGCCTCACCGGTGTGATCCTTGCTTCACCGGCGCTTGACTTCCACATCTCAGACACCTACTTCGTGATCGCTCACTTCCACTACGTTGTGTTCGGTACCGTGGTGTTCGCCATGTTCGCAGGCTTCTACTTCTGGTGGCCAAAGTGGACTGGCAAGATGCTCAACGAGAGCCTCGGCAAGATCCACTTCTGGACGCTGTTCATCGGCTTCCACATGACCTTCCTCATTCAGCACTGGATCGGTGTTGTCGCGATGCCACGTCGTTACCACACCTACCTGCCAGAGGATGGCATCACCTGGATGAACCAGATCTCGACCGTTGGTTCGATGATTCTCGGTGCTTCGATGCTTCCGTTCCTCCTGAACGTATACCTGACGCACCGCAATGCGCCGAAGGTTACCGTCAACGACCCATGGGGCTTCAGCCGCTCACTCGAGTGGGCAACAAGCTGCCCGCCCCCACGTCACAACTTCACCTCGATTCCGCGCATCCGCTCAGAATCTCCCGCATTTGACCTCAACCACCCCGAGGTTACCGGCGTGAAGCAGGTTGAATACCCCGTCAAAGAACAGCATGAACTTGCTGGCGATAGTAAGTAG
- the ctaC gene encoding aa3-type cytochrome oxidase subunit II produces MKWVAAPVALASVLVLSACTQEQKQGFLPGESGVTNHWDGIAGLWVTSWIVLLLVGAITWGLIIWATIAYRRRKGQTGVPAQIRYNMPIETFFTAVPVMLVLGFFAFTAQEQAKIEARYDAPETKIEVVGKRWAWDFNYLDEGVHFSGVQVQTDENGSALPETMPVLYLPVGKTTEIKLESRDVIHSFWVVEYLYKKDMIPGKSNYMSFTPEKTGTYMGKCAELCGEYHSMMLFELRVVEQDEYDAYIADLKKDPDNHGFLGVDYNPNQNLPGAGVPADEVSQEG; encoded by the coding sequence ATGAAGTGGGTAGCAGCCCCGGTAGCTTTGGCTTCCGTGCTGGTGCTCTCTGCCTGCACACAAGAGCAAAAACAGGGGTTCCTCCCTGGAGAGTCGGGTGTCACGAACCACTGGGATGGCATTGCCGGTCTCTGGGTGACCTCATGGATCGTCTTGCTCCTGGTTGGCGCGATTACATGGGGGCTCATTATCTGGGCAACCATCGCGTACCGTCGCCGTAAGGGGCAGACGGGTGTTCCAGCCCAAATCCGTTACAACATGCCAATTGAGACGTTCTTCACTGCGGTTCCAGTGATGCTCGTACTCGGGTTCTTCGCCTTCACCGCACAGGAGCAGGCCAAGATTGAAGCCCGTTACGATGCGCCTGAGACCAAAATTGAGGTCGTCGGCAAGCGTTGGGCGTGGGACTTTAACTACCTCGATGAGGGTGTCCACTTCTCAGGTGTGCAGGTGCAGACCGATGAGAATGGCTCGGCCCTCCCCGAGACCATGCCAGTGCTCTACTTGCCAGTTGGCAAGACCACTGAGATCAAGCTTGAGTCACGTGACGTGATTCACTCGTTCTGGGTTGTTGAGTACCTCTACAAGAAGGACATGATCCCCGGCAAGAGCAACTACATGAGCTTCACCCCGGAGAAGACCGGTACCTACATGGGTAAGTGTGCCGAGCTCTGTGGCGAATACCACTCGATGATGCTCTTCGAGCTGCGTGTTGTTGAGCAAGACGAGTACGACGCGTACATCGCCGACCTCAAGAAGGATCCAGATAACCACGGCTTCTTGGGCGTCGACTACAACCCGAACCAGAACCTGCCTGGCGCTGGCGTGCCAGCTGACGAAGTGAGCCAAGAAGGTTAA
- the erpA gene encoding iron-sulfur cluster insertion protein ErpA, which yields MSVEQAVAEATNTPAHGVTLSDEAQQKVKALLRQEGRDDLRLRIAVQPGGCSGLIYQLFFDERELENDAIVDFDGVDVVVDNMSVPYLNGASIDFSDTIEKQGFTIDNPNAAGSCACGDSFS from the coding sequence ATGTCTGTTGAACAAGCAGTGGCAGAGGCCACGAATACCCCGGCTCACGGGGTCACTCTGAGCGACGAAGCACAGCAGAAGGTGAAGGCCTTGCTACGCCAAGAGGGGCGTGACGATTTGCGGCTTCGCATTGCGGTTCAGCCGGGTGGGTGCTCAGGTCTCATTTACCAGCTCTTCTTTGACGAGCGCGAACTCGAGAACGACGCGATTGTCGATTTCGATGGCGTAGACGTCGTGGTTGACAACATGAGCGTTCCATATCTCAACGGCGCGTCGATCGATTTCTCAGACACCATTGAGAAACAGGGCTTCACGATCGACAATCCGAATGCTGCTGGAAGCTGCGCTTGCGGCGATAGCTTCAGCTAA
- a CDS encoding DUF3043 domain-containing protein: MAEPADKGESTQNEQRESKQTAPKGRPTPSRKAAQAANARPLVPGKMDKDAQRQAKLAEREAREKARVGAMMGDEKYLPARDQGPQRKLVRDFVDSRLNFGEWMIPLMVVVLLLTLIPNDGLQLIFLSAIWGYVALSVVDAWLCGRKAYKLVAERFGADRVQSGTKMYAAMRSLQMRMLRMPKAQVKRGHKLQ, translated from the coding sequence GTGGCAGAACCCGCTGACAAAGGCGAAAGCACCCAGAACGAACAGCGCGAGTCGAAGCAGACCGCGCCGAAGGGGCGCCCCACCCCATCGCGAAAGGCTGCTCAGGCAGCAAACGCAAGGCCGCTGGTGCCAGGCAAGATGGACAAAGACGCCCAGCGCCAAGCAAAGCTCGCCGAGCGCGAGGCCCGTGAGAAGGCCCGTGTCGGCGCGATGATGGGTGACGAGAAGTACCTCCCCGCGCGCGACCAAGGCCCGCAGCGCAAGCTGGTGCGCGATTTTGTCGACTCACGACTGAACTTCGGCGAGTGGATGATTCCGCTCATGGTTGTCGTGTTGCTGCTCACGCTCATTCCGAACGACGGCCTACAGCTCATCTTCCTGAGCGCCATCTGGGGCTACGTTGCACTCTCGGTCGTTGACGCCTGGTTGTGCGGTCGTAAGGCCTACAAGCTCGTCGCAGAGCGATTCGGTGCGGATCGGGTCCAGTCTGGCACCAAGATGTACGCTGCCATGCGTTCACTGCAAATGCGCATGCTGCGCATGCCAAAGGCTCAGGTCAAGCGCGGCCACAAGCTCCAGTAA
- a CDS encoding quinone-dependent dihydroorotate dehydrogenase, whose protein sequence is MYPTLFKHVFCRMDPETAHHLAFAAIKVFGAFRSPVRWFCKPDPSLKVETLGLTFESPFGIAAGFDKNAEGIDGLGAIGFGHVEIGTVTPVGQPGNPKPRLFRLVDDRGVVNRMGFNNKGSWLAETRISQAAKRTKRPIIGANIGKNRSTPVEQATDDYVISTQRLAPVADYLAVNVSSPNTPGLRGLQELESLEPLLASVLEHAAGTPVLVKIAPDMHDEQIDAIVDLIVKLGLDGIIATNTTISREGLKAAPQELTRIGDGGLSGEPLAERALEVLKRIRSRAPEELCVISVGGITTADDVIERLDAGATLVQGFTAFLYEGPLWARSINRGLRKRGWRQPSTKR, encoded by the coding sequence CTGTACCCGACACTGTTCAAGCACGTCTTCTGCCGTATGGACCCTGAGACGGCGCACCACCTCGCATTCGCGGCGATTAAGGTGTTCGGCGCCTTTCGTTCGCCCGTGCGTTGGTTCTGCAAGCCTGACCCGAGCCTCAAGGTCGAAACGCTTGGCCTCACCTTTGAGAGTCCATTCGGTATCGCTGCCGGCTTCGATAAAAACGCCGAGGGCATTGACGGCCTTGGCGCCATCGGCTTCGGGCACGTTGAGATCGGCACGGTGACCCCGGTGGGGCAGCCGGGAAACCCCAAGCCCCGCCTCTTCAGGCTCGTCGATGACCGAGGCGTCGTCAACCGAATGGGCTTCAACAATAAAGGCTCGTGGCTTGCCGAAACGCGCATCTCGCAGGCAGCCAAACGTACGAAGCGCCCAATCATCGGTGCAAACATTGGCAAGAACCGCTCAACACCGGTCGAACAGGCGACTGACGACTACGTCATCAGCACACAGCGTCTCGCCCCCGTGGCCGACTACCTAGCCGTCAACGTGAGTTCGCCGAACACGCCAGGGCTCCGTGGTCTGCAAGAACTCGAGTCTCTCGAGCCATTGCTCGCAAGCGTCCTTGAACATGCCGCGGGCACCCCGGTGCTCGTGAAAATCGCTCCCGACATGCACGATGAGCAGATTGACGCAATCGTTGACCTCATCGTCAAGCTCGGCCTCGACGGCATTATTGCGACGAACACAACTATTTCAAGGGAAGGGCTTAAGGCCGCTCCGCAGGAGCTCACGCGAATCGGCGATGGCGGGCTCTCAGGAGAACCGCTCGCAGAACGTGCCCTCGAAGTACTGAAGCGCATTCGCTCCCGAGCACCCGAAGAGCTCTGCGTCATCTCTGTCGGCGGCATTACCACCGCAGACGATGTCATCGAGCGGCTCGACGCCGGGGCAACCCTTGTGCAGGGCTTCACCGCGTTCCTTTATGAGGGGCCCCTCTGGGCTCGAAGCATTAACCGTGGTCTTCGCAAACGAGGCTGGCGGCAGCCAAGCACCAAGCGCTAG
- the nrdR gene encoding transcriptional regulator NrdR, which translates to MHCPFCRNSDSRVIDSRTSDDGASIRRRRQCPKCGGRFNTLESASLMVIKRSGVIEAFSRDKVVTGVRKACQGRPVTDTDLAKLAQNVEESLRQSGSSQFDANDIGLAVLPHLRTLDEVAYLRFASVYQGFDSLDDFEAAIADLRQTTSES; encoded by the coding sequence GTGCACTGTCCGTTCTGTCGCAACTCAGACTCGCGCGTTATCGATTCACGCACCTCTGATGATGGCGCTTCGATTCGTCGCCGTAGGCAGTGCCCAAAGTGCGGCGGGCGGTTCAACACGCTCGAGTCGGCCAGCCTCATGGTGATTAAGCGCAGTGGGGTCATTGAGGCCTTCAGCCGCGACAAGGTCGTGACGGGCGTGCGTAAGGCGTGTCAGGGAAGGCCCGTCACCGACACAGACCTCGCAAAGCTCGCGCAGAACGTTGAAGAAAGCCTGCGACAGAGCGGAAGCTCACAGTTCGACGCAAACGATATCGGTCTCGCAGTACTGCCACACTTGCGTACCCTTGACGAAGTCGCGTACCTCCGCTTCGCGAGTGTCTACCAAGGTTTTGATTCGCTCGATGACTTCGAGGCAGCGATCGCCGACCTTCGTCAAACCACCTCAGAAAGCTAA